One genomic region from Jiangella sp. DSM 45060 encodes:
- the sigM gene encoding RNA polymerase sigma factor SigM — translation MTQSAPGPRVPDEQLLRQHVDGDPDAFGELVKRHQDRMWAVALRTLGDPHDAADALQDAMINAFRRAGSFRSESAVTTWLHRIVVNACLDRVRHQAARPADPVAFDGTEIPGVAPATEPSSDPAERTALRVDLEQALATLPADQRLPLILVDVEGFPVAEAAELLGLPVGTIKSRCARARAKLVPLLAPGRLSTTGNQGAGGDVPSGTSRGTGGEHR, via the coding sequence GTGACGCAGTCCGCGCCCGGACCCCGGGTGCCCGACGAGCAACTGCTGCGTCAGCACGTCGACGGCGACCCCGACGCCTTCGGTGAGCTGGTGAAACGGCATCAGGACCGCATGTGGGCGGTCGCGCTGCGCACGCTCGGCGACCCGCACGACGCGGCCGACGCCCTGCAGGACGCCATGATCAACGCGTTCCGGCGGGCCGGGTCGTTCCGGTCCGAGTCCGCGGTCACCACCTGGCTGCACCGCATCGTCGTCAACGCCTGCCTCGACCGCGTCCGGCACCAGGCCGCCCGGCCCGCCGACCCGGTCGCCTTCGACGGCACCGAGATCCCGGGCGTCGCGCCCGCCACCGAGCCGTCCAGCGACCCCGCCGAGCGCACCGCCCTGAGGGTCGACCTCGAGCAGGCGCTGGCCACGCTGCCGGCCGACCAGCGGCTGCCGCTCATCCTCGTCGACGTCGAGGGGTTCCCGGTCGCCGAGGCGGCCGAGCTGCTCGGACTCCCCGTCGGCACCATCAAGAGCCGCTGCGCCCGGGCCCGCGCCAAGCTCGTCCCGCTGCTGGCCCCCGGCCGGCTCAGCACCACCGGGAACCAAGGCGCCGGTGGCGACGTCCCATCTGGGACGTCGCGTGGAACAGGAGGTGAGCATCGGTGA
- a CDS encoding anti-sigma factor has translation MTTAGAHPPTHVLADLAEGVLDDAQAREVRAHVDDCPTCQATLDELAQVSVALRALPAELPVPEFVAARISHALAAERASGAAATAASADSASADDGTVAWFRRRLPQGLAAAASVAVLGLAGYVAVGGGGGGNDSDGAGQPAAAEAEAPDEASAFSQSTPSGVQRDGTPSTAMDTAPPAEDQSVDAAPEALEQTRLITAVTEVVQGDADPAGPDTCGEELADELGLPLVGATNVGSGVLVVLDDTATYDGWLITTCASTTNETMQPQVEVPKSE, from the coding sequence GTGACCACTGCCGGCGCCCATCCGCCTACCCATGTGCTGGCCGACCTCGCCGAAGGCGTCCTCGACGACGCCCAGGCGCGCGAGGTGCGGGCCCACGTCGACGACTGCCCCACCTGCCAGGCCACCCTCGACGAGCTGGCCCAGGTCAGCGTCGCCCTGCGCGCCCTGCCGGCCGAGCTGCCGGTCCCCGAGTTCGTGGCGGCGCGCATCTCGCACGCGCTGGCCGCCGAGCGGGCGTCCGGCGCAGCCGCGACGGCCGCGTCCGCCGACTCCGCCTCCGCCGACGACGGCACCGTCGCCTGGTTCCGGCGCCGGCTGCCGCAGGGCCTGGCCGCCGCCGCGAGCGTCGCGGTCCTCGGCCTGGCCGGGTACGTCGCCGTCGGTGGCGGCGGTGGTGGCAACGACAGCGACGGCGCCGGGCAGCCGGCCGCCGCGGAAGCCGAGGCCCCTGACGAGGCTTCCGCCTTCTCGCAGTCCACGCCGTCCGGCGTCCAGCGGGACGGCACCCCGTCGACCGCCATGGACACCGCCCCGCCGGCCGAGGATCAGTCGGTCGACGCGGCGCCGGAGGCCCTCGAACAGACCCGGCTCATCACCGCCGTCACCGAGGTCGTCCAGGGCGACGCCGACCCCGCCGGCCCGGACACCTGCGGCGAAGAGCTGGCCGACGAGCTCGGCCTGCCGCTGGTGGGCGCCACCAACGTCGGCTCGGGCGTGCTCGTCGTCCTCGACGACACCGCCACCTACGACGGCTGGCTGATCACCACCTGCGCGTCCACGACCAACGAGACCATGCAGCCGCAGGTCGAGGTCCCGAAGAGCGAGTGA
- the trxB gene encoding thioredoxin-disulfide reductase gives MTDIRDLIIIGSGPAGYTAAVYAARARLEPLLIEGEVSWGGALMNTTEVENYPGFRDGILGPALMEEMRAQAERFGAEILTRDVVEADLTGPVKSVTDSEGNVHRSRAVIVATGSRYRELGLENEKRLSGHGVSWCATCDGFFFREQDIAVVGGGDSAMEEATFLTRFARKVYVIHRRDSLRASKVMQERALANDKIEFVWNTEVLDVLGDDKVSGLRLRDTVTGAERELAVTGLFIAIGHDPRSELFQGQLRLDDEGYVLVDAPTTKTELAGVFAAGDVVDHIYRQAITAAGTGCQAALDAERYLADIEAAEKAATPELAVR, from the coding sequence GTGACCGACATCCGCGACCTGATCATCATCGGTTCCGGGCCGGCCGGCTACACGGCGGCTGTGTACGCTGCCCGGGCCCGGCTCGAACCGCTGCTCATCGAGGGCGAGGTCAGCTGGGGCGGCGCCCTGATGAACACCACCGAGGTCGAGAACTACCCCGGCTTCCGCGACGGCATCCTCGGCCCGGCGCTGATGGAGGAGATGCGCGCCCAGGCCGAGCGGTTCGGCGCCGAGATCCTCACCCGCGACGTCGTCGAGGCCGACCTCACCGGGCCGGTGAAGTCGGTCACCGACAGCGAGGGCAACGTGCACCGGTCGCGCGCCGTCATCGTCGCCACCGGGTCGCGCTACCGCGAGCTGGGCCTCGAGAACGAGAAGCGGCTGTCCGGCCACGGTGTCTCGTGGTGTGCCACGTGCGACGGCTTCTTCTTCCGCGAGCAGGACATCGCCGTGGTCGGCGGTGGCGACTCCGCCATGGAGGAGGCCACCTTCCTCACCCGGTTCGCGCGCAAGGTGTACGTCATCCACCGCCGCGACTCCCTGCGCGCGTCGAAGGTCATGCAGGAGCGCGCCCTCGCGAACGACAAGATCGAATTCGTGTGGAACACCGAGGTGCTCGACGTCCTGGGCGACGACAAGGTCAGCGGGCTGCGGCTGCGCGACACCGTCACCGGCGCCGAGCGTGAGCTGGCCGTCACCGGCCTGTTCATCGCCATCGGCCACGACCCCCGGTCCGAGCTGTTCCAGGGGCAGCTGCGCCTCGACGACGAAGGCTACGTGCTGGTCGACGCGCCCACCACGAAGACCGAACTGGCCGGCGTGTTCGCCGCCGGCGACGTCGTCGACCACATCTACCGCCAGGCCATCACCGCGGCCGGCACCGGCTGCCAGGCCGCCCTCGACGCCGAGCGGTACCTCGCCGACATCGAGGCCGCCGAGAAAGCCGCCACGCCCGAGCTCGCCGTCCGCTGA
- the trxA gene encoding thioredoxin: MGNIQHVTTADFDAKVLQSDKPVLVDFWAEWCGPCRMIAPVLEEIAASQDNLEIVKLNVDENPEIAASYRITSIPALNVYSGGQVVKQIVGAKPKAALLNDLADYVG; encoded by the coding sequence ATGGGCAACATCCAGCACGTCACCACCGCCGACTTCGACGCGAAGGTCCTGCAGAGCGACAAGCCCGTCCTCGTCGACTTCTGGGCCGAGTGGTGCGGGCCGTGCCGCATGATCGCCCCGGTCCTCGAGGAGATCGCCGCCTCGCAGGACAACCTCGAGATCGTCAAGCTCAACGTCGACGAGAACCCGGAGATCGCGGCCAGCTACCGCATCACCTCCATCCCGGCGCTGAACGTCTACTCCGGCGGTCAGGTCGTCAAGCAGATCGTCGGCGCCAAGCCGAAGGCCGCTCTGCTCAACGACCTCGCCGACTACGTGGGCTGA
- a CDS encoding FtsK/SpoIIIE domain-containing protein codes for MRVSALHLGLLRGPGPSDDGPAALAHAVQATEDAALRLRTLAHAAAERERRRLADDQQAIARDSRRRQARSHASLLAAADRVRLDITELLGRGPGYAHEGWESPLWAEPYDQPVDVTQVVRAATLGLASPSNIVELPFVLPALGGNVVITHAPGGRAPAHNLAQAFVTRALASALPGSLRLHLLDPGGLGQNLGVLSRLPEPLVAGGVRATHEEVSAELRALREHVHRLNSQVLLGDDDSLVTRWREGNAQGIPCSLVLAAGLGPHLTADDAQQLWSLARTGNRCGVAVVAVIDTGRELPHGVALADLLENAEHLHVDHEGGATWASSPPALLHHARVRCPNPPGSAQHRFLTTILAPAVRRGVNRPVVLSDLLAAEPPGAGTTHTRIAATVGQAADGSALELAVGDDEGVAIGGIVVGPSGSGKTTLLHAFIHALAHRYPPEELELYLLDMKAGVEFAEYAPRPGRPALPHVRAVGIEADATFALGVLQHLAAVDAQRKQLFKEASAASGREIKNIAQYREATGEALPRVLFVADEFQLMLAGPTEDAAWNTLDVLVKQGRSQGVHVLLATQSLNSVGTGRAAQKASVFDQLELRVGLRCKPDELSLLLDRTVRDRLDTGRRGSGVLNHARGDKDADQLFQGGLLDADERRRIRDSVVARFGADPRIRVSRGTGGVELGDAAPVLASTPGPTVYVGAPVGVSPPLVGVPARSGDGRGLLLAGRDESHAVGAVSAMMAGLALQPGSDDAGFVVVDLLPPRIPGRRPLDQVVHWLGSRVAVLDEAGLDELPAVATRPSGPVFVAVLGLQYSSIEAPLYSDEPHPLGWLCGTGPALSVFPLIWLDTPDRLRKLGQHGERLQLRADTGGDLIDTTSFLGVRPPFPASRGRLWFHDLAGDADPVLLDPLQVGTVLPDLRPAAPPGGPDDEPSSGFGATP; via the coding sequence ATGCGCGTATCCGCCCTCCACCTCGGTCTTCTCCGCGGTCCCGGCCCGAGCGACGACGGCCCGGCCGCCCTGGCGCACGCCGTCCAGGCCACCGAGGACGCCGCACTCCGCCTGCGCACGCTGGCCCACGCCGCCGCCGAGCGCGAACGCCGCCGGCTCGCCGACGACCAGCAGGCCATCGCCCGCGACTCCCGGCGCCGGCAGGCCCGGTCGCACGCGTCGCTGCTGGCCGCCGCCGACCGCGTCCGCCTCGACATCACCGAACTGCTCGGCCGCGGCCCCGGCTACGCGCACGAGGGCTGGGAGTCCCCGCTCTGGGCCGAGCCGTACGACCAACCGGTCGACGTCACCCAGGTCGTGCGGGCCGCCACCCTCGGGCTCGCGTCGCCGAGCAACATCGTCGAGCTGCCGTTCGTGCTGCCCGCGCTGGGCGGCAACGTCGTCATCACGCACGCGCCCGGCGGCCGCGCCCCGGCGCACAACCTCGCGCAGGCGTTCGTCACCCGCGCGCTCGCGTCCGCGCTGCCCGGCTCGCTGCGGCTGCACCTGCTCGACCCCGGCGGGCTCGGGCAGAACCTCGGCGTCCTCAGCCGGCTGCCCGAGCCGCTGGTCGCCGGCGGCGTGCGGGCCACCCACGAGGAGGTCTCGGCCGAGCTGCGGGCGCTGCGCGAGCACGTCCACCGGCTCAACAGCCAGGTGCTGCTCGGCGACGACGACTCCCTGGTCACCCGCTGGCGCGAGGGCAACGCGCAGGGCATCCCCTGCTCGCTGGTGCTCGCGGCCGGGCTGGGCCCCCACCTCACCGCCGACGACGCCCAGCAGCTCTGGTCGCTGGCGCGCACGGGCAACCGCTGCGGCGTCGCCGTGGTCGCCGTCATCGACACCGGGCGCGAGCTGCCGCACGGCGTCGCGCTGGCCGACCTCCTCGAGAACGCCGAACACCTGCACGTCGACCACGAGGGCGGCGCCACCTGGGCGTCGTCGCCGCCGGCATTGCTGCATCACGCGCGAGTGCGCTGCCCCAACCCGCCCGGTTCGGCGCAGCACCGGTTCCTCACCACCATCCTGGCGCCGGCCGTGCGTCGCGGCGTCAACCGCCCGGTCGTGCTCAGCGACCTGCTCGCCGCCGAGCCTCCCGGCGCCGGCACCACCCACACCCGCATCGCCGCCACCGTCGGCCAGGCCGCCGACGGCTCCGCCCTCGAGCTCGCGGTCGGCGACGACGAAGGCGTGGCCATCGGCGGCATCGTCGTCGGGCCGTCCGGCTCCGGCAAGACGACGCTGCTGCACGCCTTCATCCACGCGCTCGCGCACCGGTACCCGCCCGAGGAGCTCGAGCTCTACCTCCTCGACATGAAGGCCGGCGTCGAGTTCGCCGAGTACGCGCCCCGCCCCGGGCGGCCCGCGCTGCCGCACGTGCGCGCCGTCGGCATCGAGGCCGACGCCACCTTCGCGCTCGGCGTCCTGCAGCACCTCGCCGCCGTCGACGCCCAGCGCAAGCAGCTGTTCAAAGAGGCGTCCGCCGCGAGCGGCCGCGAGATCAAGAACATCGCCCAGTATCGCGAGGCCACCGGTGAGGCGCTGCCGCGCGTGCTGTTCGTCGCCGACGAGTTCCAGCTCATGCTCGCCGGGCCCACCGAGGATGCCGCCTGGAACACCCTCGACGTCCTGGTCAAGCAGGGCCGCAGCCAGGGCGTCCACGTGCTGCTGGCCACGCAGAGCCTCAACTCCGTCGGCACCGGCCGGGCCGCCCAGAAGGCGTCCGTCTTCGACCAGCTCGAGCTGCGGGTCGGGCTGCGGTGCAAGCCCGACGAGCTCAGCCTGCTGCTCGACCGCACCGTCCGCGACCGCCTCGACACCGGCCGCCGCGGCTCCGGGGTGCTCAACCACGCGCGCGGCGACAAAGACGCCGACCAGCTGTTCCAGGGCGGGCTGCTCGACGCCGACGAGCGTCGCCGCATCCGCGACTCCGTCGTCGCCCGGTTCGGGGCCGATCCCCGCATCCGCGTCAGCCGCGGCACCGGCGGCGTCGAGCTGGGCGACGCCGCGCCCGTGCTGGCGTCCACACCCGGGCCCACCGTCTACGTCGGTGCGCCCGTGGGGGTGTCGCCGCCGCTGGTGGGGGTTCCAGCCCGCTCCGGCGACGGTCGCGGGCTGCTGCTGGCCGGCCGCGACGAATCCCACGCCGTCGGCGCCGTCAGCGCCATGATGGCCGGGCTCGCCCTCCAGCCGGGCTCTGACGACGCCGGCTTCGTCGTCGTCGACCTCCTGCCCCCGCGTATCCCCGGCCGCCGCCCCCTCGACCAGGTGGTCCACTGGCTCGGCTCGCGGGTCGCGGTGCTCGACGAAGCCGGGCTCGACGAGTTGCCCGCTGTGGCCACCCGCCCGTCCGGCCCGGTGTTCGTCGCCGTGCTCGGGCTGCAGTACTCGTCGATCGAGGCGCCGCTCTACAGCGACGAGCCCCATCCGCTCGGCTGGCTGTGCGGCACCGGGCCGGCTCTGTCGGTGTTCCCGCTCATCTGGCTCGACACCCCCGACCGGCTGCGCAAGCTCGGCCAGCACGGCGAACGGCTGCAGCTGCGGGCCGACACCGGCGGCGACCTCATCGACACCACCTCCTTCCTCGGCGTCCGCCCACCCTTCCCCGCGTCACGTGGGCGCCTCTGGTTCCACGACCTCGCCGGCGACGCCGACCCCGTCCTGCTCGACCCCCTCCAGGTCGGAACCGTCCTCCCCGATCTCCGTCCGGCTGCGCCTCCTGGCGGTCCTGACGACGAGCCCTCCTCCGGGTTCGGAGCGACGCCATGA
- a CDS encoding GNAT family N-acetyltransferase: protein MTNDLVLRTATDADYAELEAHIANAFLEDVDEDTADYNRMIFEPGRTQLMTDAGRIVGSGLVITRDLSVPGGVIPAAHVTGVGVASTHRRRGVLTALMNAMLTEAHGRGTEPLAVLWASEGAIYGRYGYGLASWRVSYEIGSRDITVGGSTPDGARLRTAATRDVLDDIRAVFDRVLAHRPGLSTRPGQWWEYLTADPKGWRRGMSSERTVVYEDDGGVRGYARYRLKSGWNETGPDGEVRVTELLAETPDAHAALWRFLTSVDLVRTVKYTHGPVDDPLPHLVNNPDALVGSAGGSLWVRILDVAGALAARRYAAPVDVVLEVTDPTFAGNTGRWRLVADDAKADVTPTDADADLALDVRALGSLYLGGVSAATLAAGGLVTERTPGSVARLSTAFGWHRAPVTVEVF from the coding sequence GTGACGAACGACCTGGTCCTGCGCACAGCCACCGACGCCGACTACGCCGAGCTGGAAGCCCACATCGCCAACGCGTTCCTCGAGGACGTCGACGAAGACACCGCCGACTACAACCGGATGATCTTCGAGCCCGGCCGCACCCAGCTGATGACCGACGCCGGGCGCATCGTGGGCTCGGGCCTCGTCATCACGCGCGACCTCAGCGTGCCCGGCGGCGTCATCCCGGCCGCCCACGTCACCGGGGTCGGCGTCGCGTCAACGCACCGCCGGCGTGGAGTGCTGACGGCGCTCATGAACGCCATGCTGACCGAGGCGCACGGCCGCGGCACCGAGCCGCTCGCCGTGCTCTGGGCCAGCGAGGGCGCCATCTACGGACGCTACGGCTACGGCCTGGCATCGTGGCGGGTGTCGTACGAGATCGGCAGCCGCGACATCACCGTCGGCGGCAGCACGCCCGACGGCGCCCGGCTGCGGACGGCCGCCACCCGCGACGTCCTCGACGACATCCGGGCGGTGTTCGACCGCGTGCTGGCGCACCGTCCCGGCCTGTCCACCCGGCCGGGCCAGTGGTGGGAGTACCTCACCGCCGACCCGAAGGGCTGGCGGCGCGGCATGTCGTCCGAACGCACCGTCGTGTACGAGGACGACGGCGGTGTGCGCGGCTACGCCCGGTACCGACTCAAGTCCGGCTGGAACGAGACCGGCCCCGACGGCGAGGTCCGGGTCACCGAGCTGCTCGCCGAGACGCCCGACGCGCACGCCGCGCTGTGGCGGTTCCTGACCTCGGTCGACCTCGTCCGCACGGTCAAGTACACCCACGGCCCCGTCGACGACCCGCTGCCGCACCTGGTCAACAACCCCGACGCGCTGGTCGGGTCGGCCGGCGGCTCGCTGTGGGTCCGCATCCTCGACGTCGCGGGCGCGCTCGCCGCCCGGCGTTACGCCGCCCCCGTCGACGTCGTGCTCGAGGTCACCGACCCCACGTTCGCCGGCAACACCGGCCGCTGGCGACTGGTCGCCGACGACGCCAAGGCCGACGTCACGCCCACCGACGCCGACGCCGACCTCGCCCTGGACGTCCGCGCGCTCGGCTCGCTCTACCTCGGCGGCGTCTCGGCGGCCACGCTGGCGGCCGGCGGACTGGTGACCGAGCGCACCCCCGGCTCCGTCGCGCGCCTCTCGACGGCGTTCGGCTGGCACCGCGCCCCGGTCACGGTCGAGGTCTTCTGA
- a CDS encoding CHAP domain-containing protein produces MAQGSVAAGGAVVARRTKTKPARTPGGKGSGRVRKWILGIALLTVFGVVGASSLAFVPVATVMALWCEITDRAPLAECTMTPGGDVCTGGATLANVPEPWAEIFTSAGDEFSIDPAYLAAIYLTENGNTWKDLDTDWPSSGCCFGPMQFNLGAGTWDAYKYSAGGGPPDYMDPGDAVFTAANLFTHADGVYGSVTAETPLGDAARWDPGTFVYSAASYNAGPAGNWNNDETRRYVENVHALITSNFTQGGTGDYGQYATYPPPSGMGIGEGGDGEQGEGGGWAGCGGISGGGLDGVVRIAEQEYAKGIVEQPRGSNCGPTITDTYIASGCEQWCADFVSWVYLEAGIPFQPEAGTQMYFWRHQWQIPAVIGMKAWFESGGQGQEFIPVGSAGPTKPPRPGDVMIYSGHVSIVVEVDEASRTLVTIGGNENDAVQRSSGTFSVGPSGPVLGYGRMNP; encoded by the coding sequence ATGGCACAGGGTTCGGTCGCCGCCGGCGGAGCCGTCGTCGCCAGGCGCACCAAGACGAAGCCGGCGCGCACACCGGGTGGCAAGGGCTCCGGCCGGGTCCGCAAGTGGATCCTCGGCATCGCGCTACTGACGGTGTTCGGCGTCGTCGGTGCGTCGTCGCTGGCGTTCGTCCCGGTCGCCACGGTCATGGCGCTCTGGTGCGAGATCACCGACCGCGCGCCGCTGGCCGAGTGCACCATGACCCCCGGCGGCGACGTCTGCACCGGCGGCGCCACGCTGGCCAACGTTCCCGAGCCGTGGGCCGAGATCTTCACCTCCGCCGGCGACGAGTTCAGCATCGACCCCGCGTATCTCGCGGCCATCTACCTCACCGAGAACGGCAACACCTGGAAAGATCTCGACACCGACTGGCCGAGTTCCGGCTGCTGCTTCGGCCCCATGCAGTTCAACCTCGGCGCCGGCACCTGGGACGCGTACAAGTACAGCGCCGGCGGCGGTCCACCCGACTACATGGATCCCGGCGACGCCGTCTTCACCGCGGCGAACCTCTTCACGCATGCCGACGGCGTCTACGGCAGCGTCACCGCCGAGACGCCGCTGGGCGACGCCGCCCGCTGGGATCCGGGCACCTTCGTCTACTCGGCCGCCAGTTACAACGCCGGACCGGCGGGCAACTGGAACAACGACGAGACCAGACGCTACGTCGAGAACGTGCACGCGCTCATCACGTCCAACTTCACCCAGGGCGGCACCGGCGACTACGGCCAGTACGCCACCTATCCGCCGCCGAGCGGCATGGGCATCGGCGAGGGCGGCGACGGCGAGCAGGGCGAGGGCGGCGGCTGGGCCGGCTGCGGCGGCATCAGCGGCGGCGGCCTCGACGGCGTCGTGCGCATCGCGGAGCAGGAGTACGCCAAGGGCATCGTCGAACAGCCGCGGGGCAGCAACTGCGGTCCGACCATCACCGACACCTACATCGCCAGCGGCTGCGAGCAGTGGTGCGCCGACTTCGTCAGCTGGGTCTACCTCGAGGCCGGCATCCCGTTCCAGCCCGAAGCCGGCACCCAGATGTACTTCTGGCGACATCAGTGGCAGATCCCGGCCGTCATCGGCATGAAGGCGTGGTTCGAGTCCGGCGGGCAGGGCCAGGAGTTCATCCCCGTCGGCAGCGCCGGCCCCACGAAGCCGCCGCGCCCCGGCGACGTCATGATCTACTCCGGACACGTGAGCATCGTGGTCGAGGTCGACGAAGCCAGCCGCACGCTGGTCACCATCGGCGGCAACGAGAACGACGCCGTCCAGCGCTCGTCCGGCACGTTCAGCGTCGGGCCGAGCGGCCCGGTGCTCGGCTACGGGCGGATGAACCCATGA
- a CDS encoding YbjN domain-containing protein, which yields MNDTNGHGPRSQLDRLRAMPGPQQTLGASAPAAVRGTVVPARAGAPAHLVPLTLSAVTAVLDDLEAKYFVDGDDAVGGVWENGYFYFFLLADDGEAPVFQVYGQWERALPAELYPQAAVFANEWNAERAWPKAFVRSLDDDSVGLYGELTVDFGPVVTHEQLDRAVNAGLASALALFDEAALTFPEAVALEL from the coding sequence ATGAACGACACCAACGGGCACGGGCCGCGCAGTCAGCTCGACCGTCTGAGGGCCATGCCCGGCCCGCAGCAGACGCTGGGCGCGTCGGCGCCGGCGGCCGTTCGCGGCACCGTCGTGCCCGCCCGTGCCGGCGCGCCGGCGCACCTGGTCCCGCTGACGTTGAGCGCGGTCACGGCGGTCCTCGACGATCTCGAGGCGAAGTACTTCGTCGACGGCGACGACGCGGTCGGCGGCGTGTGGGAGAACGGCTACTTCTACTTCTTCCTGCTGGCCGACGACGGCGAGGCGCCGGTCTTCCAGGTCTACGGCCAGTGGGAGCGGGCGCTGCCGGCCGAGCTCTACCCCCAGGCCGCGGTGTTCGCGAACGAGTGGAACGCCGAACGCGCGTGGCCCAAGGCGTTCGTCCGGTCGCTCGACGACGACTCGGTCGGCCTGTACGGCGAGCTGACCGTCGACTTCGGCCCGGTGGTCACCCACGAGCAGCTCGACCGCGCCGTCAACGCCGGCCTGGCCAGTGCACTCGCCCTGTTCGACGAAGCGGCGCTCACTTTTCCCGAAGCCGTCGCCCTCGAGCTCTGA
- a CDS encoding J domain-containing protein, which produces MTDVDYYEILDVRPTATAAEIKAAYHRAVRSAHPDAGGTAGMFRLVTDAYRTLSDPQARAAYDAGAGRPRPGRPGPGDPGPDTAPAPEPSWGDEVRWEAGGTAEPGRAGRASETASDHAEHAPTWSERWVRTPRGLAAVRWGGWVTAALFVLLTAVLFLLPGWVRPTAAGADVLGSLLDHRAVLTIVVVVYAVAAVFGFLGLLWLPVTLLHVCVLVLVVLGWPLAYWGLAETWERLAFAGVAVVWIVYAAAMTAVPLWQSARFRLDQAT; this is translated from the coding sequence ATGACCGACGTCGACTACTACGAGATCCTCGACGTCCGTCCCACGGCGACGGCGGCGGAGATCAAGGCCGCCTACCACCGCGCCGTCCGCAGCGCCCACCCCGACGCCGGCGGCACCGCGGGTATGTTCCGGCTGGTCACCGACGCCTACCGGACGCTGTCCGACCCGCAGGCCCGGGCCGCCTACGACGCCGGCGCGGGGCGTCCGCGTCCGGGGCGTCCGGGCCCGGGCGATCCGGGGCCCGACACCGCCCCCGCGCCGGAGCCGTCGTGGGGTGACGAGGTCCGGTGGGAGGCCGGCGGCACGGCGGAACCGGGCCGCGCCGGCCGGGCGTCGGAGACCGCGAGCGACCACGCCGAGCACGCTCCGACCTGGAGCGAGCGCTGGGTGCGCACACCTCGAGGGCTGGCGGCCGTCCGCTGGGGTGGCTGGGTCACCGCCGCGCTGTTCGTCCTGCTGACCGCCGTGCTGTTCCTGCTGCCGGGGTGGGTCAGGCCGACGGCCGCGGGCGCCGACGTGCTCGGCTCCCTCCTCGACCACCGGGCGGTGCTGACGATCGTGGTCGTCGTCTACGCCGTTGCGGCGGTCTTCGGCTTCCTCGGGCTGTTGTGGCTGCCCGTGACGCTGCTGCATGTCTGCGTGCTCGTGCTGGTGGTCCTCGGCTGGCCGCTGGCGTACTGGGGGTTGGCCGAGACCTGGGAGCGGCTGGCGTTCGCCGGCGTGGCCGTCGTCTGGATCGTCTACGCGGCCGCGATGACGGCGGTGCCGCTGTGGCAGTCGGCCCGGTTCCGCCTCGACCAGGCGACCTGA